In Candidatus Acetothermia bacterium, a genomic segment contains:
- a CDS encoding PHP domain-containing protein: MAFVHLHVHSEYSLLDATCRVRELVAQAKRLGMPALALTDHGVLSGAIKFYRACLDAGIKPLLGCELYVAPDSRHSRETALGRSPYHLVVLAMDATGWQNLLVLVNRAHTEGFYYKPRVDPPLLAEHADGLVALSACESG; the protein is encoded by the coding sequence ATGGCCTTCGTGCACCTGCACGTGCACTCGGAGTACTCCCTGCTCGACGCCACGTGCCGGGTGCGGGAGCTGGTGGCTCAGGCCAAACGGCTGGGGATGCCCGCCCTCGCCCTCACCGACCACGGGGTGCTCTCGGGGGCCATCAAGTTCTACCGGGCCTGCTTAGACGCCGGGATCAAACCGCTCCTTGGCTGCGAGCTCTACGTGGCCCCGGATTCGCGCCACTCGCGGGAAACCGCGCTCGGCCGCTCTCCGTACCACCTCGTGGTCTTGGCCATGGACGCCACCGGGTGGCAGAACTTGCTTGTGCTGGTGAACCGCGCCCACACCGAGGGGTTCTACTACAAGCCGCGGGTGGACCCCCCGCTCCTGGCGGAGCACGCGGACGGGCTGGTCGCCCTGTCCGCCTGCGAGTCGGG
- a CDS encoding septum formation initiator family protein, translating to MGVLLLIGGLGWLFGSRWVAIERTAAELQALRTDVERLSQQIARLQQELAVATRPEVVEREARKQLQWGFPNEERVVVLRR from the coding sequence ATGGGGGTGCTGCTCCTCATCGGCGGGCTGGGCTGGTTGTTCGGAAGCCGATGGGTGGCCATCGAGCGGACTGCAGCCGAGCTCCAGGCGCTGCGGACAGATGTGGAGCGGCTGAGCCAGCAGATCGCCCGGTTGCAGCAGGAGCTGGCGGTGGCCACGCGGCCCGAGGTGGTGGAGCGGGAGGCGCGAAAGCAGCTCCAGTGGGGGTTCCCCAACGAGGAGCGGGTGGTCGTCCTCCGGAGGTAG